A genomic window from Silene latifolia isolate original U9 population chromosome 11, ASM4854445v1, whole genome shotgun sequence includes:
- the LOC141613579 gene encoding protein FAR1-RELATED SEQUENCE 5-like — translation MDATYGTNKYDMVFVPFPGVDHHKRCINFGAGLIGDESIECYTWLFKTFLEAMGGSESENSFFDRFLTPHLTLVEFWVCYESALEAQRHKQSKLNSDNKHSEIPRKTKSNLEVHASEIYSHNIFTDFQTELVVALSDCRFKDVEKIDETKIYILTDMQMPNKSWNVAYSPDNMEITCSCSMFQRMGLLCRHCLWILHNQDFQKIPEQYIMQRWTKTAMSKPVFDKDGKLIDVSQKFSDRKSLSTEL, via the exons ATGGATGCTACATATggaacaaacaagtacgatatggtgTTTGTGCCTTTCCCAGGAGTTGATCACCACAAAAGGTGCATAAACTTTGGAGCTGGGTTGATAGGTGATGAAAGTATTGAGTGTTACACATGGCTGTTCAAGACATTTTTGGAAGCAATGGGCGG GTCTGAGAGTGAAAACAGTTTCTTTGACAGGTTCCTCACACCTCATTTGACCCTTGTTGAGTTTTGGGTGTGCTATGAGAGTGCCTTGGAAGCACAAAGACACAAGCAGTCTAAGTTGAACAGTGACAACAAACACTCTGAAATCCCACGGAAAACAAAGTCAAACCTTGAAGTCCATGCTTCTGAAATATACTCGCACAACATTTTCACAGACTTCCAAACAGAATTGGTTGTAGCTTTGTCTGATTGCCGTTTTAAAGATGTggagaagattgatgagacaaaaatatatattctaacAGACATGCAGATGCCAAATAAGTCATGGAATGTAGCATATTCACCAGATAACATGGAGATTACTTGTTCCTGTTCTATGTTTCAGAGAATGGGCTTGTTGTGCAGGCACTGCCTTTGGATTCTACACAACCAAGATTTTCAGAAAATACCAGAACAGTACATAATGCAAAGATGGACAAAAACTGCAATGAGTAAGCCTGTCTTTGATAAAGATGGCAAACTGATAGATGTCTCTCAAAAGTTTTCTGACCGGAAAAGTTTGAGTACTGAGCTCTAG
- the LOC141613580 gene encoding protein FAR1-RELATED SEQUENCE 5-like: MHFKTPRTRIETLNALQYIPFCPEEKKPKVGQVFETLESTELFYKEYCTICGFTPRLATTKRIKGNELPNSFALRNVVCNRQDISRVRPIPRIDCRALVQFKYQENGTYIVTRFDEAHNHPLASPESTIFLKGNRKMTEVQKQFVTKVKVLKLGGVKAYRGWKELCGGYDNIGATEVDFKNFVRDIKTYISNFDAQMFVENLIEKKDTCSSFYFDFIVDENKCLAGVFWADPICIKNYIFVR, from the exons ATGCACTTTAAAACACCAAGAACAAGAATTGAAACATTAAATGCACTCCAGTACATTCCATTCTGTCCAGAGGAAAAGAAACCTAAAGTAGGACAAGTATTCGAAACGCTAGAATCAACAGAGTTATTCTACAAAGAATATTGTACAATCTGTGGGTTTACGCCAAGACTTGCAACAACAAAAAGGATTAAAGGCAATGAGTTaccaaacagttttgcattaaggaatGTTGTCTGCAATAGGCAAG ACATAAGCCGTGTGAGGCCGATTCCAAGAATTGACTGTCGTGCATTAGTGCAGTTCAAATACCAAGAAAATGGAACTTATATTGTTACCAGATTCGATGAAGCCCATAACCATCCACTTGCTTCGCCTGAATCTACAATATTCTTGAAAGGAAACCGAAAAATGACAGAGGTACAGAAACAATTTGTGACAAAGGTAAAGGTGCTAAAACTAGGTGGTGTGAAAGCCTATAGAGGTTGGAAGGAGCTGTGTGGAGGTTACGACAACATTGGTGCTACTGAGGTTGATTTCAAAAACTTTGTCAGGGACATAAAAACCTACATTAGTAATTTTGACGCGCAAATGTTTGTTGAGAATCTTATTGAGAAAAAAGACACATGCagttcattttactttgattttatagTAGATGAAAACAAGTGCCTGGCTGGAGTGTTTTGGGCAGATCCGATCTGCATAAAGAACTACATCTTTGTTCGGTGA